A genomic stretch from Aerococcaceae bacterium zg-1292 includes:
- a CDS encoding threonine synthase, with product MSNIVYQSTRDHNNRVSASQAILKGIAEDGGLYIPTTLPSIRLDWESLKDASYQEIAKLVIGAFLTDFTVEEIAYCVDAAYDDKFDDQRIAPVVKLQDNAYVLELFHGNTIAFKDMALSILPYLLTTAAKKHQLAEDIVILTATSGDTGKAAMAGFADVPGTKIIVFYPDKAVSKIQELQMTTQMGENTHVVAIKGNFDDAQTAVKAMFNDATMIETVKALGYQFSSANSINIGRLVPQVAYYVYAYAQLVKQSALSVNELMDVVVPTGNFGNILAAYYAKQIGTPIRNLICASNQNNVLVDFFNKGVYNRQRPFYVTNSPSMDILVSSNLERLIYHLTGENTDETSRLMQQLMTHGHYTITESMQHQLSDFFAYETSQAQTISTIKEMYEATNYTLDPHTAVAVHAYQQYQGMIHETVPTIIAATASPFKFPTTMMSALDETMCFADDFDSVQQLHEQTGIAIPSTVAELTHLPVRHQTVCEISEMQDTVLSFLED from the coding sequence ATGTCTAATATTGTCTATCAAAGTACAAGAGACCATAATAATCGAGTGAGTGCTTCTCAAGCTATATTAAAAGGTATTGCAGAAGATGGCGGACTATATATTCCCACGACGCTGCCATCTATCCGATTGGATTGGGAGTCTTTAAAAGATGCTAGCTACCAAGAAATTGCTAAATTAGTAATTGGTGCTTTTCTCACAGATTTTACAGTTGAAGAAATTGCGTACTGTGTGGATGCAGCCTATGATGACAAATTCGACGACCAACGCATTGCACCCGTCGTTAAGCTTCAAGACAATGCGTATGTATTAGAGTTATTTCATGGTAATACGATTGCATTTAAAGATATGGCGCTGTCGATTTTACCTTATTTGTTGACGACTGCGGCTAAAAAGCATCAGTTAGCAGAAGACATTGTTATTTTAACTGCAACGTCTGGAGATACTGGTAAAGCTGCGATGGCAGGATTTGCCGATGTACCAGGAACGAAAATTATTGTGTTTTATCCGGATAAGGCAGTCAGTAAAATACAAGAATTACAAATGACTACGCAAATGGGTGAGAATACTCATGTTGTTGCTATTAAGGGCAACTTTGATGATGCCCAAACAGCTGTAAAAGCGATGTTTAATGATGCGACAATGATTGAAACGGTAAAAGCACTGGGATATCAATTTTCGAGTGCGAATTCGATAAATATTGGACGTTTAGTGCCACAAGTGGCTTATTATGTGTATGCCTATGCGCAATTAGTGAAGCAGTCGGCATTATCTGTTAATGAACTAATGGATGTTGTCGTGCCAACGGGTAATTTTGGTAATATTTTAGCGGCTTATTATGCCAAACAAATCGGCACTCCGATTAGAAACTTAATTTGTGCATCGAATCAAAATAATGTGTTAGTAGATTTCTTTAATAAAGGGGTCTATAATCGTCAGCGACCATTCTATGTAACTAATTCGCCATCGATGGATATTTTAGTATCCAGTAATTTAGAGCGATTGATTTATCATTTAACTGGGGAAAATACGGATGAAACGAGTCGATTGATGCAACAATTAATGACTCATGGTCACTATACAATTACGGAATCGATGCAGCATCAATTATCGGATTTCTTTGCTTATGAAACGTCTCAAGCTCAAACAATTAGTACTATCAAAGAAATGTATGAAGCGACCAACTATACTTTAGACCCACATACGGCGGTGGCAGTACATGCTTATCAGCAATATCAAGGGATGATTCATGAGACTGTACCGACAATTATTGCCGCTACTGCGAGTCCTTTTAAATTCCCAACAACTATGATGTCTGCTTTGGACGAAACGATGTGTTTTGCAGATGATTTTGATAGTGTTCAACAGTTACATGAGCAGACGGGGATTGCGATTCCTAGTACAGTTGCGGAATTGACGCATTTGCCGGTTCGCCACCAGACAGTTTGTGAAATTTCCGAGATGCAAGATACGGTACTATCGTTTTTAGAAGATTAA
- a CDS encoding YitT family protein produces MLNKYLSEHPKANFLMQVLIALVSSIIFGVAMNFFLIPGEIFSSGVPGLAQLINFFTSKSPLAGILTTGNLYFLLNVPLLILSYLKLGRHFTLMTIIVVIFSTITTNIIPVTYVSQNPLLNAIMGGVFSGAGAGITIKYGMSGGGFDILNVFLAKTFGWNVGSLTFLSNLIVIVGSGMLYTWELAIYTMITIFVTSKMIDTIHTNEQRLTAFIVTNNPADVTANIRMRLIRGTTILEARGGYTGDKRDVLMIVINRYELHELQLAIAEADQNAFVNVVQSTKVMGNFLNRDQQLIMRKQNQVLSK; encoded by the coding sequence ATGTTAAATAAATATTTAAGTGAACATCCTAAAGCAAACTTTTTAATGCAAGTGTTGATTGCTTTAGTATCATCCATTATTTTTGGTGTCGCAATGAATTTCTTCCTGATTCCAGGTGAAATTTTTAGTTCAGGTGTGCCAGGTTTGGCACAATTAATTAATTTCTTTACAAGTAAATCACCTTTAGCGGGTATCTTAACAACAGGGAACCTATACTTTTTACTGAACGTGCCGTTATTAATTTTATCCTATTTGAAATTAGGACGTCATTTTACGTTGATGACGATTATCGTTGTTATTTTTTCAACCATTACAACTAATATCATTCCAGTAACCTATGTTTCACAAAATCCGCTATTAAATGCCATCATGGGTGGTGTCTTCTCCGGTGCCGGTGCAGGGATTACGATTAAATATGGTATGTCTGGTGGTGGCTTTGATATTTTAAATGTTTTCTTAGCCAAAACATTTGGATGGAATGTTGGTTCGTTAACCTTTTTGAGTAATTTAATTGTTATCGTCGGTTCAGGTATGCTGTATACTTGGGAATTAGCAATTTATACGATGATTACTATTTTTGTGACATCCAAAATGATTGATACGATTCATACTAATGAACAACGTTTGACTGCGTTTATTGTTACGAATAATCCGGCTGATGTAACTGCCAATATTCGTATGCGCCTAATTCGTGGAACGACGATTTTAGAAGCACGTGGTGGGTATACGGGCGATAAGCGTGATGTGCTGATGATTGTGATTAACCGCTATGAATTACATGAATTACAATTAGCGATTGCTGAAGCTGACCAAAATGCTTTTGTTAATGTCGTGCAATCGACCAAAGTGATGGGTAATTTCTTAAATCGTGACCAACAGCTGATTATGCGTAAGCAAAATCAAGTATTAAGTAAATAA
- the rpmG gene encoding 50S ribosomal protein L33, producing MRVNINLECTECGERNYLTAKNKRNNPDRLEVKKYCPRDRKTTLHREVKK from the coding sequence ATGCGCGTTAACATTAACTTAGAATGTACTGAATGTGGAGAACGTAATTATTTAACAGCAAAAAATAAACGTAATAACCCAGACCGTTTAGAAGTTAAAAAATATTGTCCAAGAGATCGCAAAACTACTTTACACCGTGAAGTGAAAAAATAA
- a CDS encoding DUF92 domain-containing protein, with protein MITAITILGALVAYFTKRLTLSASIMAVIVSCSYYYFGDAFSWLTLLLLFFSSSMIQLLKELHPDIQHHLAKRDQRTVKQVLANALPGIIFLIIGHLSKTPIGYFAAIASIAGATADTWASEIGILSRTQPIHLLTFQPIENGESGGISPLGTFASLAGSAFIIIINLICHALWHTPLLSHYSLKIILVLILCGFTGSLMDSLFGCTIQVKYQLPQSKRIVETFENSSTKVQGIPFIDNSAVNFLAAFLIGLLAWFAIS; from the coding sequence ATGATTACTGCAATTACAATTCTGGGAGCACTGGTTGCGTATTTCACCAAACGACTAACACTATCTGCTAGTATTATGGCGGTCATTGTCAGTTGTAGCTACTATTATTTTGGTGATGCGTTTAGTTGGTTAACACTCTTACTTTTATTTTTCAGCTCTAGCATGATTCAATTGCTTAAAGAATTACATCCAGATATCCAGCACCATCTAGCCAAGCGTGACCAACGAACCGTCAAACAAGTACTTGCCAATGCCTTACCAGGTATTATTTTCTTAATAATCGGTCATTTATCGAAAACACCAATTGGCTATTTTGCCGCTATTGCCAGTATCGCTGGGGCGACTGCCGACACTTGGGCTTCAGAAATCGGCATTCTCAGCCGTACGCAACCGATACATCTTTTAACTTTTCAGCCAATTGAAAATGGTGAGTCCGGTGGTATTAGTCCTTTAGGTACTTTCGCAAGTTTAGCAGGTAGCGCCTTTATCATTATTATCAATCTCATCTGTCATGCTTTATGGCACACGCCACTATTATCACACTATTCGCTTAAAATCATTCTCGTACTCATTTTATGTGGATTCACCGGTTCATTGATGGATAGCCTATTCGGATGCACGATTCAAGTAAAATATCAATTGCCGCAGTCAAAGCGCATTGTTGAAACCTTTGAAAATAGTAGTACGAAAGTTCAAGGGATTCCTTTTATTGATAATAGTGCAGTTAATTTTCTTGCAGCTTTTCTCATAGGATTACTAGCTTGGTTTGCTATTTCATAA